In Rhineura floridana isolate rRhiFlo1 chromosome 12, rRhiFlo1.hap2, whole genome shotgun sequence, a single window of DNA contains:
- the RNF181 gene encoding E3 ubiquitin-protein ligase RNF181 isoform X1, translating to MASYFEEHDCEPGSGPREQLHRQALLELARSLFNGLEIDVGFLESEDWDHRLPPPAAKQAVESLPSVPITPQQADKGLKCPVCLLEFEEEEVVRKMPCQHLFHKGCILPWLGKTNSCPLCRHELPTDNEQYEEYKKDKVRREQQAHRLEYLHGAMYT from the exons ATGGCTTCCTACTTCGAGGAGCACGACTGCGAGCCGGGCTCGGGGCCTCGGGAACAGCTGCACCGCCAGGCCCTCCTGGAGCTGgccag GTCTCTCTTCAATGGCCTGGAGATAGATGTGGGCTTCCTGGAGAGTGAAGACTGGGACCACCGGCTCCCGCCACCGGCTGCCAAGCAAGCTGTAGAGAGCCTTCCTTCAGTACCCATTACCCCACAGCAGGCAG ATAAAGGCCTGAAGTGTCCGGTATGCCTGCTTGAAttcgaggaggaggaggtggtgaggAAGATGCCCTGTCAGCACCTCTTCCACAAAGGCTGCATTCTTCCCTGGCTTGGAAAG ACCAACTCCTGCCCCCTCTGCCGTCACGAGCTGCCCACTGACAATGAGCAATATGAAGAGTACAAAAAGGACAAG GTGCGGCGGGAGCAGCAAGCACACCGGCTGGAGTACCTCCATGGTGCAATGTACACGTGA
- the TMEM150A gene encoding transmembrane protein 150A gives MTAWIILPISLSAFSITGIWIVYAMAVMNHHVCPVENWSYNESCSTDPAKHGYPKSCCTLEDVPLISKCGTYPPESCLFSLIGNVGAFMVVVICFLRYGLLIEHSHSSWVNTTALITGCTNAAGLVMVGNFQVDHAKSLHYIGAGVAFPAGLLFVCLQCVLSYHVAISTLDFWMAHLRVFLTTVALISLVLSGIFFIHESFLLQHLAAICEWVFVIDILIFYGTFTYEFGAVSNDTMVAALQHSNSRGCKSPGSSSTSTHLNCNPESIAMI, from the exons ATGACAGCGTGGATCATCCTTCCCATCAGCCTCTCTGCCTTCTCAATCACTGGAATATGGATTGT GTATGCCATGGCAGTGATGAACCACCACGTGTGTCCCGTTGAGAACTG GTCATACAATGAGTCCTGCTCTACTGATCCTGCCAAGCATGGATACCCCAAAAGCTGTTGCACCTTGGAGGATGTCCCTTTGATCAG TAAATGTGGCACATATCCTCCGGAAAGTTGTCTCTTCAGTCTTATCGGGAATGTTGGGGCTTTCATGG TGGTGGTGATCTGTTTCCTGCGCTATGGACTGCTGATAGAACACAGCCACAGTTCCTGGGTGAACACAACGGCGCTAATCACAGGCTGTACCAACGCTGCTGGCCTGGTCATGGTTGGCAATTTCCAG GTGGACCACGCCAAATCCCTTCACTACATCGGAGCCGGTGTTGCCTTCCCAGCAGGGCTGCTTTTTGTCTGCCTCCAGTGTGTCCTCTCCTACCACGTTGCCATCTCCACCCTGGACTTCTGGATGGCGCATCTGCGTGTCTTCCTTACTACTGTGGCCTTAATTTCCCTTGTCCTGA GTGGCATCTTCTTCATCCATGAGAGCTTCCTCCTGCAACACCTGGCCGCCATCTGCGAGTGGGTCTTTGTCATCGACATCCTTATCTTCTATGGCACTTTCACCTATGAGTTTGGTGCCGTCTCCAATGACACCATGGTGGCTGCGCTGCAGCATTCGAACAGCAGGGGGTGCAAGTctcctggcagcagcagcacctccaCTCATCTTAACTGTAACCCTGAAAGCATTGCCATGATATGA
- the RNF181 gene encoding E3 ubiquitin-protein ligase RNF181 isoform X2, which translates to MASYFEEHDCEPGSGPREQLHRQALLELARSLFNGLEIDVGFLESEDWDHRLPPPAAKQAVESLPSVPITPQQADKGLKCPVCLLEFEEEEVVRKMPCQHLFHKGCILPWLGKTNSCPLCRHELPTDNEQYEEYKKDKVGVKCGGHL; encoded by the exons ATGGCTTCCTACTTCGAGGAGCACGACTGCGAGCCGGGCTCGGGGCCTCGGGAACAGCTGCACCGCCAGGCCCTCCTGGAGCTGgccag GTCTCTCTTCAATGGCCTGGAGATAGATGTGGGCTTCCTGGAGAGTGAAGACTGGGACCACCGGCTCCCGCCACCGGCTGCCAAGCAAGCTGTAGAGAGCCTTCCTTCAGTACCCATTACCCCACAGCAGGCAG ATAAAGGCCTGAAGTGTCCGGTATGCCTGCTTGAAttcgaggaggaggaggtggtgaggAAGATGCCCTGTCAGCACCTCTTCCACAAAGGCTGCATTCTTCCCTGGCTTGGAAAG ACCAACTCCTGCCCCCTCTGCCGTCACGAGCTGCCCACTGACAATGAGCAATATGAAGAGTACAAAAAGGACAAGGTGGGCGTCAAATGCGGTGGGCACCTGTAG
- the VAMP5 gene encoding vesicle-associated membrane protein 5 produces MGESNLKRCQKEAEDVTEIMLENYNKVLDREGKLRELDERADELRNQGAVFNKTTKTLAQKKRWENRKWKIILGGVAAGVILIIILAIVLYYTLSGSGNSDAAAKANAGGD; encoded by the exons GGGGAAAGCAATTTGAAGCGATGCCAGAAGGAGGCAGAGGATGTGACGGAGATCATGTTAGAGAACTACAACAAAGTGCTGGATCGTGAGGGCAAGCTCAGAGAGCTCGATGAAAGGGCAGATGAACTCCGTAACCAG GGTGCTGTCTTCAACAAGACAACAAAAACATTGGCCCAGAAGAAGCGCTGGGAGAACCGGAAATGGAAGATCATCCTGGGGGGTGTGGCTGCCGGGGTCATCCTCATCATCATTCTGGCTATAGTTCTTTACTACACCCTCTCCGGTTCTGGGAACTCGGATGCTGCAGCAAAGGCCAACGCCGGCGGGGACTGA